The Pseudomonas oryzicola genomic sequence CCCATGCCCAGGCGCCCGCCCACTTCGTCGAAACCGACCAGCGGTAGCAGGATCAGGTCCAGCGACCAGATCGGGCGCTGGCGCTTGCGCTCGGTGACTGGCTCGGGAATGCGGAAGCGGTTGGGCTTGAGTTTTTCACCCGGTTCGAAGCGCTGGAATACCATCCGCGTGCGTGGCCAGGCGTGGAGTACCGGCAAGTAGACACGCTTGCCACGGCGCTGGGCCTCGCGCAGCAGCAGGGCAGGGTCGATTTCGCCGTCATTGGGCAGGTACAGGGCAATGTGCCGGGCCCGGCGGAACAGCGGGTGTTGCGCCAGCTGGCGGTACAGGCCGACAGCGGCCTGGCGTTGCTGGGCCGGGGTGAGGGCGCGGCGGGCATTGCGCAGCAGGCGACGAAGCTGCGGGCGGGTGAGCGGCGCGGTGTCGGTCATGGCACGAGCGGTCCCAAGTGTGTTGGTCGACATGGCCGACCAAAACGAATTGCCCGCCGGTAGAGGCGGGCAAAGAGAATTCAGGCTCCCCGATAAGACCGCTATCGGTGTAGCCCTTGAACCCGAAAGTTCAAGGTGGAGATTGCAGGGGGCGTTAAGGCTTTCCGTCGGGCGGACATGCACACCGGCCCCAGCGTGCAACCCCCGTGGTTGTGCGTATCGGCTCAGGGACATAACCGACTGGCGCATCCCCCAGGGAGTGGCGCCAGTATACCAACCTCAGCCGATTTTGGTATCCGCATCGTCGGACAGCGCCTGATCGACCCGCTCCAGCAGGTCGCGCACCTGTTCGCGGGTGGTACTGCTGGCCGGTGCATCATTGCGGTCTTCCCGGCGGTGCAGCATTTCGTGGGTGATGTTCAACGCAGCCATGACCGCGATGCGGTCGGCGCCGATCACCTTGCCGCTGCTGCGGATCTCGCGCATCTTGCCGTCCAGGTAGCGCGCCGCGCTGACCAGGTTGTTGCGCTCCTCCGGCGGGCAGATGATCGAATATTCCTTGTCGAGGATCTGCACGGTGACGCTATTGCTTGAACTCATGAGTCTTGCTCCAGAGCCTTGAGGCGTAAAATCATCGACTCGACCTTGCGCCTGGCGATCTCGTTCTTTTCGATGAGGTGGGCGCGCTCTTCGCGCCAGGATTTTTCCTGAGCTACTAGGAGTGCATTTTGCCGTTTTAGTTGCTCGACGCGTTGGATCAGCAACTCGAATCGGCTCATCAGTGCCTGCAGGTCGTTCTCTTGCGTGGGTTGCACTCGATTCGCTCCGTCGTTGAGTCACCGTGGCGATGATGATGCCTCTCGCCGGGCGGCGACGGCCAGTGCCGATGGTCTTGGCGCGCCTGCCGGTGCTAGGATACAAGGTCTCCATTCTAGTCATTGCGCCGTCTGGCGCCTAGCTGCCCATGCCCAATACCCAATCGCCCTACATCGCCTTCGCCATGCTGCTGTCCAGCAATGGCCATCCTGTCACCCCGGCCGAACTGCACGGCCTGCTGATCGGCCGCAGTTGCGCCGGTGCCGGCTTCGACGCCGAAGGCTGGCTGGCCGATGCCGCCCAGTTGCTGGAAACCGAACCTGGCGACACTGTGCGCAACGCCCTGGTCGGCCTGCAGGAAATGGTCAAGGGTGAGCTGACCAGCGACGACATGGCGATCGTCCTGCTGCTGCCTTCCGACGACGCTGCCCTGGGCGACCGTGCCACCGCGCTTGGCCAGTGGTGCCAGGGTTTCATTACCGGTTTCGGTCTGAATGCCGGTGGCAAGGACCTGTCCGACGAGGCCAAGGAAGTACTGCAGGACCTGGTGGCCATTTCCCAGGTCCAGGAAGCCCTCGAAGAGTCCGAGGACGGCGAGAGCGACTACATGGAGGTCATGGAATACCTGCGTGTGGCGCCACTGCTGCTGTTCTCCGAGCTGGCCAAGCCGGCCGCCCCCGCGCCCAAGCCATCGCTGCACTGATCAACCGGGGTAGTCTGCCCATGAGCCACATTCCCAAAGCCGAATATGCCCGTCGGCGCAAGGCGCTGATGGCGCAGATGGTCCCCAACAGCATCGCCATCCTGCCCGCCGCTGCGGTTGCCATTCGTAACCGCGACGTCGAGCATGTGTACCGCCAGGACAGCGACTTCCAGTACCTCAGCGGCTTCCCCGAGCCGGAGGCGGTGATCGCGCTGATCCCGGGGCGCGAGCATGGCGAATACGTGCTGTTCTGCCGCGAACGCAACCCCGAGCGCGAGCTGTGGGACGGCCTGCGCGCCGGCCAGGAGGGCGCGATGCGCGACTTCGGCGCCGACGATGCCTTCCCCATCACCGACATCGACGA encodes the following:
- a CDS encoding cell division protein ZapA — its product is MSSSNSVTVQILDKEYSIICPPEERNNLVSAARYLDGKMREIRSSGKVIGADRIAVMAALNITHEMLHRREDRNDAPASSTTREQVRDLLERVDQALSDDADTKIG
- a CDS encoding 5-formyltetrahydrofolate cyclo-ligase, giving the protein MTDTAPLTRPQLRRLLRNARRALTPAQQRQAAVGLYRQLAQHPLFRRARHIALYLPNDGEIDPALLLREAQRRGKRVYLPVLHAWPRTRMVFQRFEPGEKLKPNRFRIPEPVTERKRQRPIWSLDLILLPLVGFDEVGGRLGMGGGFYDRSLAYQARRQTWKKPLLLGLAHECQKVERLAQASWDVPLQGTVSDRGWYLAPR
- a CDS encoding TIGR02449 family protein, which translates into the protein MSRFELLIQRVEQLKRQNALLVAQEKSWREERAHLIEKNEIARRKVESMILRLKALEQDS
- a CDS encoding YecA family protein, which gives rise to MPNTQSPYIAFAMLLSSNGHPVTPAELHGLLIGRSCAGAGFDAEGWLADAAQLLETEPGDTVRNALVGLQEMVKGELTSDDMAIVLLLPSDDAALGDRATALGQWCQGFITGFGLNAGGKDLSDEAKEVLQDLVAISQVQEALEESEDGESDYMEVMEYLRVAPLLLFSELAKPAAPAPKPSLH